From a region of the Nitrospira sp. genome:
- a CDS encoding TrkA C-terminal domain-containing protein — protein MTFELLGRVHKELSITGHAFYETVLAVSELVNRKVQIIRLHWQASTLLQRIDDVTAKVGQQIVTQVSDRVHRNYPPDSVVWVIDEALADALTHIQEFKQSLTRVDAQIRELKLEAIHQDLLTLQRDLALRSAGLERLTVMRGAAAARQPLSALPHAPSAHIVTVLRGPFLLAPATDLLLRPGDIVIVIGPQAELDRLTSWFTGQRLLTTTLTRSA, from the coding sequence ATGACATTTGAACTTCTTGGCCGCGTCCATAAGGAACTTTCGATCACCGGACATGCTTTCTATGAGACGGTTCTCGCCGTGTCGGAATTGGTCAATCGGAAGGTGCAGATCATTCGACTGCACTGGCAGGCGTCCACCTTGCTCCAGCGAATCGATGATGTGACGGCCAAGGTCGGACAGCAAATCGTCACGCAGGTTTCCGACCGGGTACACCGGAACTATCCTCCTGATTCGGTGGTCTGGGTGATTGATGAGGCGCTCGCCGATGCCCTCACTCATATTCAGGAGTTCAAGCAGTCATTGACCCGTGTCGATGCCCAAATCCGTGAACTCAAGCTCGAAGCGATTCACCAAGACTTGCTGACGCTTCAACGTGATTTGGCTCTTCGCTCAGCTGGTCTTGAGCGGCTCACGGTCATGCGAGGTGCTGCAGCGGCCAGACAACCACTGAGTGCGCTTCCTCACGCCCCTTCAGCACATATCGTGACGGTTCTGCGAGGGCCATTTCTGCTGGCTCCAGCCACCGATCTCCTCCTGCGCCCAGGTGACATTGTGATTGTGATCGGTCCTCAGGCGGAACTGGACCGACTCACTTCGTGGTTCACCGGCCAACGCCTTCTCACAACTACGCTCACGAGATCGGCTTAG
- a CDS encoding adenine nucleotide alpha hydrolase family protein, which yields MNCTKCKTKAVMRLPRHNAAFCKGCFNGFVHDQTVKAIRSQEMFVKDDRILVAVSGGKDSLALWDILLKLGYRTDALYVNLGIGGYSESSHEKVVHFSETVAAAHGSVLHVHTVEREEGAGIRELAMLVHRPTCSTCGTIKRYQFNHVAIQHDYDVMATGHNLDDEAARLLGNVLHWQDEYLEKQGPSLPASVEGFAKKVKPLYRLTERELAAYCVLNKIDYVVEECPMAQGARTLLYKEVLNRLETESPGTKQMFYWGFLEKHRTTVTPIDMAEKDRSALHPCSLCGQPTTAETCSYCKLMARAKTSSPH from the coding sequence ATGAACTGTACGAAATGTAAGACCAAAGCCGTTATGCGGTTACCCCGCCACAATGCGGCGTTCTGCAAAGGCTGCTTCAATGGGTTCGTGCACGATCAGACCGTTAAGGCCATTCGGTCTCAGGAGATGTTCGTCAAGGACGATCGCATCCTCGTCGCCGTTTCTGGCGGCAAGGACAGTTTGGCCCTGTGGGACATTCTCCTCAAACTCGGGTATCGGACCGATGCGCTGTATGTGAACCTGGGGATTGGCGGGTATTCCGAGTCATCTCACGAAAAGGTTGTACATTTTTCAGAAACGGTGGCCGCTGCACACGGCTCGGTGCTGCATGTCCACACAGTCGAGCGTGAGGAAGGAGCTGGAATTCGTGAGCTTGCGATGCTGGTCCACCGTCCGACGTGTTCGACCTGCGGCACGATCAAACGCTATCAATTCAACCATGTCGCAATCCAGCATGACTATGATGTGATGGCTACAGGACATAACTTGGATGATGAAGCCGCCCGTCTGCTCGGCAATGTGCTGCACTGGCAAGATGAATATCTTGAGAAGCAAGGGCCCAGTCTTCCTGCCTCTGTAGAGGGTTTTGCCAAGAAAGTGAAGCCGCTCTACCGATTAACCGAACGTGAATTGGCGGCTTATTGCGTCCTGAATAAGATCGACTATGTCGTCGAGGAATGCCCTATGGCGCAGGGAGCGCGCACCCTCCTCTACAAGGAGGTCTTGAATCGCTTGGAAACCGAATCGCCCGGGACCAAGCAGATGTTCTACTGGGGCTTTCTCGAGAAGCACCGAACGACTGTAACGCCCATCGACATGGCGGAGAAAGACCGTTCGGCTTTGCACCCCTGCTCCCTCTGCGGTCAGCCGACCACCGCCGAGACCTGTTCGTACTGTAAGCTGATGGCCCGAGCGAAAACGTCGAGCCCTCATTGA
- a CDS encoding DnaJ domain-containing protein → MAAVPRDYYQILGIPRTASPDDIKKAYRRLARQYHPDLHAGGKKAEMEKKFKELNEAQEVLTDPDKRKKYDQFGTDWEQAQAFQRARQQSGGRGGFGGPWGFDGESGSQGSGGSGGEQFSDFFESIFGNRGRSGTGRSGFAMPGEDLESEVQLTLREVLTGVIKRVNLREPQTCSTCQGSGSIRGRSCGTCQGTGMTSEYKTIEVRIPAGVQDGTRVRVAGKGQPGANGGKRGDLYFHVVIPPDPIFRRQGSDVHVTLPIYPWEAALGADVTAPTLAEPVKVKVPPGSKADGKLRLKGKGLPSATGSHGDLFLTLQIVMPTTATEEERVLYERLSKQRHPDPRMELLYTAQRR, encoded by the coding sequence ATGGCGGCTGTCCCGCGCGATTACTATCAAATTCTCGGCATCCCTCGCACTGCCTCTCCGGATGACATCAAGAAGGCCTATCGCCGCCTGGCCCGGCAGTACCATCCGGATCTCCACGCGGGGGGCAAGAAGGCCGAGATGGAGAAGAAATTCAAGGAACTCAACGAAGCACAGGAAGTGCTCACCGACCCGGACAAACGCAAAAAGTACGATCAGTTTGGAACAGATTGGGAACAGGCACAGGCCTTCCAGAGGGCCCGCCAGCAGTCAGGAGGGCGAGGCGGGTTTGGAGGACCATGGGGGTTCGATGGAGAATCCGGCAGCCAAGGAAGTGGCGGTTCCGGAGGTGAGCAGTTTTCAGACTTTTTCGAGAGTATCTTTGGAAACCGCGGCCGTAGCGGAACTGGACGTAGTGGGTTCGCGATGCCGGGCGAAGACCTTGAATCCGAAGTCCAGTTGACACTGCGAGAAGTGCTGACCGGCGTGATCAAGCGCGTCAACCTGCGTGAACCCCAAACATGCTCGACCTGTCAGGGCAGTGGCTCCATACGAGGCCGATCGTGCGGCACCTGTCAGGGAACCGGCATGACCAGCGAGTATAAAACCATTGAGGTGCGGATTCCGGCCGGCGTCCAAGATGGAACGAGGGTCAGGGTTGCCGGAAAGGGCCAGCCTGGAGCGAACGGCGGCAAACGTGGCGATCTGTATTTTCACGTGGTGATCCCTCCAGATCCGATCTTTCGTCGACAAGGCTCGGACGTGCATGTCACGTTGCCGATCTATCCCTGGGAAGCCGCATTGGGAGCTGACGTGACGGCTCCTACCTTGGCAGAGCCGGTAAAAGTCAAAGTGCCACCGGGCAGCAAAGCCGATGGTAAACTACGACTGAAGGGCAAAGGGCTTCCCTCTGCGACCGGCTCACATGGTGATCTGTTCCTGACGCTCCAAATCGTGATGCCGACAACCGCAACCGAAGAAGAGCGGGTGTTATACGAACGTTTGAGCAAGCAGCGACATCCAGATCCCCGAATGGAGCTGCTCTATACCGCCCAGCGACGTTGA
- a CDS encoding periplasmic heavy metal sensor → MKSVMRATTASAVASICLLVLGVPSLWANDPSYGHAGGGHGYGKGMMHSGTGHLIRHLLKHEKDIGLTADQVTKLKDIQLNLDKARIKAEADIQIAERELRALTESEKSDLTAIEAKLKQSEDLQVGLRMTSIKTRRDVMGLLTPEQRAKETSEHDKVMDQHKGSGSPHGGAMPYGGNPHGANPHGKNPHEAVPPTPPSNMSVQ, encoded by the coding sequence ATGAAGTCTGTAATGAGGGCCACCACTGCCTCTGCGGTCGCTTCGATCTGTCTGTTGGTGTTGGGCGTACCCAGCCTCTGGGCGAATGATCCGAGCTATGGCCATGCCGGAGGAGGACATGGCTATGGAAAAGGGATGATGCACAGCGGCACCGGGCATCTGATCCGGCATTTGCTCAAACACGAAAAGGATATCGGACTCACCGCCGACCAGGTCACCAAACTGAAAGACATTCAGCTGAATCTTGACAAAGCACGGATTAAGGCGGAAGCCGATATTCAAATCGCTGAACGTGAACTGAGAGCGCTGACGGAGAGTGAGAAGTCTGATCTCACCGCGATCGAAGCAAAGCTCAAGCAAAGCGAAGACCTGCAGGTCGGGCTGCGCATGACTTCCATCAAGACCCGCCGTGATGTGATGGGCTTGCTGACTCCGGAACAGCGTGCAAAGGAAACGTCTGAGCACGACAAAGTGATGGATCAGCACAAAGGCTCTGGATCGCCGCATGGAGGCGCAATGCCGTATGGCGGGAATCCTCATGGCGCCAATCCGCACGGCAAGAACCCTCATGAAGCCGTACCCCCTACACCACCGAGCAACATGTCCGTACAGTAA
- the ilvD gene encoding dihydroxy-acid dehydratase — protein sequence MHKELKLQSHDLLVGAGRAPARAMLKAVGFTDDDLSKPLVGVANTWIEVMPCNFHLRRLSERVKAGIRAAGGTPIEYNTIAVSDGISMGTEGMKASLISREVIADSIELVARGHLFDAVVALSGCDKTIPGTVMALARLNLPSIMLYGGSIMPGRFQGHDVTIQDVFEAVGKHASGKMSDAELKDLEDHACPGPGACGGQFTANTMAIAFEFLGISPMGRNGVPAMDDRKDDVAFECGKMVMDLIKQDLRPRQIITRKSLENAIAAVATTGGSTNAVLHLLAIARESGIKLSIDDFDKINRKVPLLADLKPGGRFAAADLYAAGGTILVAKRLLDAGLLHKSQPTVTGRTIGEEASNARETPGQQVLRPLSDPIKPTGGLVILKGNLAPEGCVVKVAGHSMMKFQGPAKVYDREEDAFVAVNAGQIKPGDVVVIRYEGPAGGPGMREMLGVTAAIVGAGLGDSVALLTDGRFSGATHGLMAGHVAPEAAKGGPIASVKNGDMITFDIPKRRLDVALSQKEIVSRLKKVKLPVPRYTSGVMGKYARHVSSASEGAITS from the coding sequence ATGCACAAGGAACTGAAGTTACAGAGTCATGATCTTCTCGTCGGCGCCGGCCGGGCCCCGGCTCGAGCCATGTTAAAAGCCGTTGGGTTTACCGACGATGACCTGTCGAAACCTCTCGTCGGCGTTGCCAACACATGGATCGAGGTCATGCCCTGCAATTTCCATTTGCGGCGGCTTTCAGAGCGAGTGAAGGCCGGGATTCGAGCGGCCGGTGGAACTCCAATCGAATACAACACCATCGCAGTGTCCGACGGGATCTCGATGGGAACGGAAGGAATGAAAGCGTCGCTGATCAGCCGCGAGGTGATCGCAGATTCAATCGAGTTGGTGGCCCGCGGACATTTGTTTGATGCGGTGGTGGCTCTGTCGGGTTGTGACAAGACAATCCCTGGCACCGTCATGGCGCTCGCCCGTCTGAATCTCCCATCGATAATGCTCTATGGGGGATCGATCATGCCTGGCCGTTTCCAGGGCCATGACGTGACTATCCAGGACGTGTTTGAAGCAGTCGGTAAACATGCGTCGGGTAAGATGAGCGACGCCGAGCTGAAAGACTTGGAAGATCATGCCTGCCCGGGACCGGGTGCCTGTGGAGGTCAGTTCACCGCAAACACCATGGCCATTGCGTTCGAGTTTCTCGGTATTTCACCGATGGGCCGCAATGGCGTTCCGGCCATGGACGACCGAAAGGATGATGTAGCGTTTGAATGCGGCAAGATGGTGATGGATCTCATCAAGCAGGATCTGCGCCCTCGTCAGATCATTACCCGAAAGTCGTTGGAGAATGCCATCGCCGCAGTCGCCACGACGGGTGGATCGACCAATGCCGTTCTGCATCTGCTCGCCATTGCCCGTGAATCCGGGATCAAGTTGAGCATCGACGATTTTGACAAGATCAACCGCAAGGTTCCCCTACTTGCCGATCTCAAACCAGGGGGACGCTTTGCCGCGGCGGACCTCTACGCCGCTGGTGGAACGATCCTGGTTGCCAAACGATTACTCGATGCCGGACTCCTCCATAAGAGTCAGCCCACGGTCACAGGGCGAACCATCGGCGAAGAGGCATCGAACGCCCGTGAGACTCCTGGCCAACAAGTCCTGCGTCCCCTCTCCGATCCTATTAAACCGACAGGCGGTCTTGTGATTCTCAAGGGCAATCTGGCACCGGAAGGCTGTGTGGTCAAGGTGGCTGGACATTCCATGATGAAATTCCAGGGGCCGGCGAAGGTCTATGACCGGGAAGAAGATGCATTCGTGGCGGTCAATGCAGGCCAGATCAAGCCGGGCGATGTCGTCGTCATTCGGTATGAGGGTCCGGCCGGTGGACCAGGGATGCGTGAAATGTTGGGCGTGACGGCCGCAATCGTGGGGGCCGGACTTGGCGACTCTGTCGCCCTGCTGACCGACGGGCGTTTCTCCGGTGCGACACACGGATTGATGGCGGGCCATGTCGCCCCTGAAGCCGCCAAAGGCGGGCCCATCGCGTCCGTTAAAAACGGCGATATGATCACCTTCGATATTCCCAAACGCCGTCTGGACGTCGCGTTATCTCAGAAAGAAATAGTGTCTCGGCTGAAAAAGGTCAAACTACCCGTACCACGCTATACCTCGGGTGTGATGGGGAAATATGCCAGACATGTCTCATCCGCCTCAGAGGGCGCCATTACGAGCTGA
- a CDS encoding ABC transporter permease codes for MKVLSIALNTFRENLRDKLLYNLLIFALLMIGSSLILMRLTLGEFHRLILDIGLGSINFFGVLIAIFVGIGLVSKEIEKKTIYTIVSKPVARFQFLLGKYLGLSLTLVINTAVMAAGLLAVLSLQDVPVHAVLFKALGMIVLEFMVITAVALLFSTFSSATLSAIFTLAIYVIGHLTPDLKAFGQKMEGAGRTVLEGMYYILPNLDRFNLKGHVTHQLDVPTGDLLLIAAYGLAYTTLLLMLASLIFQRRDFR; via the coding sequence ATGAAGGTGCTCTCGATTGCACTGAATACGTTTCGTGAGAACCTTCGTGACAAACTGCTCTACAACCTATTGATCTTCGCGCTTCTCATGATCGGCAGTTCGCTGATATTGATGCGGTTGACGCTTGGGGAGTTTCATCGTCTCATTTTGGATATCGGCCTCGGCAGCATCAATTTCTTCGGAGTGCTGATCGCCATTTTCGTCGGTATCGGCCTGGTCAGCAAGGAAATCGAGAAGAAAACCATCTACACCATCGTTTCCAAACCGGTGGCCCGGTTTCAGTTCCTGTTGGGAAAATATTTGGGACTCAGTCTCACGCTGGTCATCAATACGGCCGTCATGGCAGCCGGGTTACTGGCGGTGCTTTCCCTTCAAGACGTTCCTGTTCATGCCGTGCTGTTTAAGGCGCTTGGGATGATTGTCTTGGAATTCATGGTGATCACGGCAGTCGCGCTGCTTTTCTCGACCTTTTCGAGCGCGACACTCAGCGCGATCTTTACCCTGGCGATTTATGTGATCGGCCACCTGACGCCTGATCTAAAGGCGTTCGGCCAAAAGATGGAAGGGGCAGGCCGTACCGTACTGGAGGGGATGTACTATATCCTGCCGAACCTGGATCGATTCAATCTGAAAGGACACGTGACTCATCAACTTGATGTACCGACCGGTGATTTGCTGTTGATCGCGGCCTATGGACTGGCCTATACCACCCTTCTTCTGATGCTCGCGTCCCTCATTTTCCAACGGCGAGATTTCCGCTAG
- a CDS encoding ABC transporter ATP-binding protein: protein MDAGSEKVVQIDRLYKIFKVGFWGRRVTAVDGLSFEVQRGEVFGFLGPNGAGKTTTIKMLMGLIYPSGGTATLFGRSVGDPVAKAKVGFLPESPYFYDYLTGREFLRFYGHLFGLLGSALEKRIDELLELVGMTHARDLQLRKFSKGMLQRVGIAQALINDPELVVLDEPMSGLDPIGRKEVRDLILRLKESGKTVMFSSHILHDAELLCDRVAMIMKGRLVACGHVSELVAGNTTHEVEAVIDRLLPEALERIRPLTAKIVLQGERVMIVLTSQQDVDQALDVIRSAKAKLVSLTPHKASLEDLFIREAKGTQPAVEARV, encoded by the coding sequence ATGGATGCGGGGAGCGAAAAGGTCGTTCAAATTGATCGTCTTTATAAGATTTTCAAAGTCGGCTTCTGGGGGCGACGAGTGACGGCTGTTGATGGATTGTCGTTTGAGGTCCAGCGAGGAGAAGTCTTTGGCTTTCTCGGACCAAACGGTGCTGGGAAGACGACGACGATTAAGATGCTTATGGGGCTCATCTATCCGAGTGGGGGAACTGCAACACTGTTTGGACGGTCGGTTGGCGATCCAGTTGCCAAGGCCAAAGTCGGGTTCCTTCCTGAATCGCCGTATTTTTATGATTATCTGACGGGTCGAGAATTCCTGCGATTCTACGGTCATCTGTTTGGGCTGTTGGGATCTGCGCTCGAAAAACGTATTGACGAGTTATTGGAGCTCGTCGGTATGACACATGCCCGCGATCTGCAATTACGAAAGTTTTCGAAGGGCATGCTCCAGCGGGTGGGGATCGCGCAAGCCTTGATCAATGATCCAGAGCTGGTCGTCTTGGATGAGCCCATGTCGGGCCTGGATCCGATCGGGCGTAAGGAAGTGCGCGATCTCATTCTGCGGCTCAAGGAGTCCGGCAAGACCGTGATGTTCAGTTCGCACATCCTCCATGATGCTGAGTTACTTTGTGATCGGGTCGCCATGATTATGAAGGGACGGCTCGTCGCCTGCGGGCATGTGTCGGAATTGGTCGCGGGAAACACGACTCATGAAGTAGAAGCGGTGATCGATCGTCTGCTTCCGGAAGCGCTTGAACGGATCAGACCCCTGACCGCTAAAATTGTCCTGCAAGGAGAGCGAGTCATGATCGTATTGACCAGTCAGCAAGATGTCGATCAGGCGCTCGATGTCATTCGGTCAGCCAAGGCCAAATTGGTTTCGCTCACCCCGCATAAGGCGTCGCTCGAAGATCTTTTTATACGTGAAGCCAAAGGGACACAGCCAGCAGTGGAGGCGCGAGTCTGA
- a CDS encoding tetratricopeptide repeat protein, with the protein MSSIATVQQPPPATPESDATLHFMMGHQAELAQDFETALKEYQAALKADPESREVKSRLAALYFALGDLTQAVQYAEEVGQGTGQDPQLLTHMAGILASAGKHERALALLDKAIESAPERGESYFPKGLILLNQKRLAEAEQVVKKGLHYTADSPVGYYYLGRISVEAGNIDQALASFERAIAVNPSFEPAYLAQASVYESRQEKGKAVAVLKRYLSQVNPRNRDIRQHLIQLYIATKDYDAGLAELEKMLEDNPGDLDAQLRMALIYGEKKEFAKAISQLTDILKAKPAELKVRDYLGYLYEEMKDFPKAMETYRYNIHLDPRFADSHIHLGVLLYRLKQFPEAVTHLNEAVRLMPKQPEPHIVLGLAHLQSEQFDKASQAFEEGIRHNPKNADLHFNLGTAYDKLNRFDDVERAMETALSLDPHHADALNYLGYSYAERGIKIDQALSLTKRAVALKPENGYYVDSLGWAFYKSGMLAEALTEIKRAVSLVGDDPVIYEHLGEIYMKQQKTADAREAWLHSLEIDPSNEKLLQRFREQGMANPAYEDRIQQAKRRVSEKTQTQQATP; encoded by the coding sequence GTGTCATCCATCGCCACCGTACAACAGCCTCCACCGGCAACCCCCGAGTCTGATGCCACGCTCCATTTCATGATGGGGCATCAAGCCGAACTTGCCCAGGATTTCGAAACTGCATTGAAGGAGTATCAGGCAGCGTTGAAGGCCGATCCCGAGTCACGTGAAGTCAAATCCCGATTGGCAGCGCTGTATTTCGCCCTCGGCGATTTGACTCAGGCGGTGCAATACGCAGAAGAAGTCGGGCAAGGAACCGGACAAGATCCCCAATTGCTGACGCACATGGCCGGGATCCTTGCCAGCGCCGGCAAGCACGAGCGTGCGCTGGCGTTATTGGACAAGGCGATCGAGAGCGCTCCGGAAAGGGGAGAGTCCTACTTTCCTAAAGGGCTCATCTTATTGAACCAAAAACGACTGGCCGAGGCCGAGCAAGTTGTGAAGAAAGGCTTGCACTATACGGCTGATTCGCCGGTCGGGTACTACTATTTGGGCCGCATTTCTGTTGAAGCCGGAAATATCGACCAAGCCTTGGCAAGCTTTGAGCGCGCCATCGCCGTAAACCCGTCTTTCGAGCCGGCGTATTTGGCTCAAGCTTCGGTCTATGAATCACGCCAAGAAAAGGGCAAAGCCGTCGCGGTCCTCAAAAGATATCTTTCTCAAGTGAATCCTCGGAATAGAGATATTCGTCAGCATTTGATCCAGTTGTATATCGCGACGAAAGACTACGACGCAGGTCTCGCGGAATTGGAAAAGATGCTGGAGGACAATCCCGGCGATCTCGACGCACAATTGCGCATGGCGCTCATCTATGGAGAGAAAAAAGAGTTCGCGAAGGCGATCAGCCAATTAACAGACATTTTGAAGGCCAAACCGGCTGAACTTAAAGTGAGAGATTATCTTGGATATTTGTACGAGGAGATGAAGGACTTCCCCAAGGCTATGGAGACCTATCGGTACAATATTCATCTGGACCCGCGATTTGCCGACAGTCATATTCATTTGGGAGTGCTCCTCTACCGGCTCAAGCAGTTTCCGGAAGCCGTCACACATCTCAATGAAGCTGTTCGGCTGATGCCGAAGCAGCCTGAACCGCACATCGTGCTGGGCTTAGCCCATCTCCAGAGCGAGCAGTTTGACAAGGCTTCACAGGCTTTCGAGGAGGGGATTCGGCACAATCCGAAGAACGCGGATCTGCATTTCAACCTTGGAACAGCGTACGACAAACTCAATCGGTTTGATGACGTGGAACGCGCCATGGAAACCGCGCTTTCTCTCGATCCACATCACGCCGATGCCTTGAACTATCTTGGTTACAGTTACGCGGAACGGGGCATCAAGATCGATCAGGCGCTATCCCTCACGAAACGGGCCGTGGCGCTCAAGCCGGAAAACGGGTACTACGTGGACAGTCTTGGATGGGCGTTCTACAAATCGGGCATGCTGGCCGAAGCCCTCACGGAAATCAAGCGGGCTGTGAGTCTTGTCGGTGATGATCCCGTTATCTACGAGCATCTAGGAGAAATCTATATGAAGCAGCAGAAAACTGCTGATGCTCGTGAAGCGTGGCTCCACTCGCTCGAAATCGACCCCTCCAACGAAAAGCTGCTCCAGCGCTTCCGCGAGCAGGGCATGGCCAATCCTGCATATGAAGACAGAATTCAACAGGCCAAACGCCGCGTTTCAGAGAAGACTCAGACTCAGCAAGCCACGCCCTAA